The region TTAGAGTATTTTGAAAGTTAGTTATAGGTGGTTTAGTTGCTTAGAGTGCAAGCAACATCATTTGAATACTCTAGCATTGTAAGCACTTAAAAGTAGTGCAATATATACATTTCTCCTTCTTTCAATCATTAATCTCTTCACTCAAATCTCAATAGTGCAAAGTGTGTGTCAGTTAAAGAACAAAGATTGAACAATCCATGTGTGTGCATCACTCAAGTGAAGAGCGGTTGTGTTCTTGCTCTTGTGGTTGTTCCAACATCTGGTATATAGACCTTTGACTGCGATTCTTGGAAGATATTATGCAATGGCTTCTCTTCTAAATGGTCACTTTTCTACAAATCTTCCTATTTTAAATGAAAATAATTATGATAATTGGTGCAAGAAGATTTAGTTGTTTTTCTGTTATAAATATGTGTGGGATCTTGTGAAGAATGAAGTTACACCAACTAATAACTGTGCCACTGATGATCATAAGAATGCCCATAAAGAATTGAAtaagaaagattataaagctctatttataattcatcaatgtgttgatccAGAAAACTTTGAAAAGGTTGGAGATTTTGAATCATCGAAGGAGGCATGGGATATATTGGAAAAATAATTTGGTGGTGAAtagaaggtgaaagaggtgaggttaaAATGCACAAGAGGTTATATAAATTACTTCAGACGGAAGAAAATGAAAGCATAAATGACTTATTTACAAGGATGACTAGGTTGGTGAACCAAATCAAGATGTGTGGTTAGGTGATGTCAATCAAGTAAATAGTTGCAAAGATATTGAGATCTTTACTTCCAAAATTCGGTCCCTTTGTGGTAGCCATTGAAGAATCTAAATATTGTCAAGTTTGACAAAGAAAGAACCACGAGGAATCTTGAATCTCATGAGCAAAGAATGGTGAAGATGTCTATAAGCAAGATAAAAACTAATATTTATTACATGCACAATTAAGAAAATATACgaagggaaaaggaaaatggaaTGACAACAATGGTAGAGATGGCTACAATAACTCAAATAGTAGAAATTACTAGCAAGTAAAGGGTTCATTGAATCGGAAACAAGTTTCAAATAAAGATGGTCATAGATGAGGTATTATCAATATAGGAAGAGGAGGAAGAAATAAGTTTGACAAAAGTAACATCCAATATTACAATTGTCAAAAATATGGCCATTTTGTTGATGAGTGTTTTGCAAGCAAGGAGAATTAAGAAGATGATGCAAAGCTTGCAAAGAAAAATGATGAAGATGTGTTGTTGATAGTGACAACAAAGGAGGAAGATAAGTATATATACCAATGATATTTGGACTCGGGATTTTCATCAGACGTGATTAATAGGAAAGACTGGTTTCTTAGCATCAGTCATTCATGAAGAAtaaaatgaagtttgaaaatgaTAGTACTTTGGCTTGTGAAGGCATTGGTGATATCTTGATCATGAGGAAATATGGTAAGAAGTCATTGATATCAAATATGATATACATTCCATGCATGAAGAACAAATTACTAAGTATTGGCAAACTGACTGGAAAGAACTATAAAGTAATGATATAGGACAATATGATGAGAGTACATGACTCACGTGGAATATTAATCTTGAAGGCACCTACGTCTCAAAATAAGACCATCAAGATTGAACTTAATTTGTTAAAGCATAAGTTCCTAGCAACTACAACTACCATGGATGAGTGGTTAGGGCATTATAGGTTTGGCCATCTCAACTTTAGATACATCAATCATCTAAAGAAGGAGAACATGGTTTCTAGTTTACCTAAAATTCAAATTCCTAGTGAAGTATATGAAGAATGTGAGCAGGCAAAGCAACATAAAAATAGTTTCAGCAATGATGCAGGAAGCAACTCTAGAGGATctcttgaagtcatatactctgatgtgtGCAGTCTTATCCAAGTGGACTCAATTGGAAGTAATTGGTACTTTGTTACATTTATATATGATTTTAGCAAAAAAATTATGGACATATTTGATTAATAAGAAAAGTGATATGATTGATGTGTTCACTAAATTCAAATCCATGATGGAAAGGCAAAGTGGTCACAAGATCAAGATATCGAGGACCGATGGTGGAGGAGAATATGTGTCAAGTAATTTTGATGCATTGTGTGAAAAAGAAGGTATTCTTAATGAGATGGTTTCACCATAAACACCTCAACAAAGAGGGAATGCATAGAAAAATAACAAGACCATCATGAACACGGTAAAAAGTATGTTGAAGGGAAATCATCTACCTAGTGAACTATGAGGTGGGGGCGTGTCCACTGCAACATAAATCATGAAGAGATGTCCAACTAAGAGGTTCAAAGGGAACACACCAGAAAAATATTAGTCTGGTGTCAAGCCAAGCTTGAGTCACTTGAAGGTATTTGGGCCTATTGCACATAGACATGTGCATGACAAATTAAGGATAAGCTTGATGATAAATCAAGCCAAATGTTCTTGATTGGTTATCATTCAAAGGTTAAAAGTTGTTTGATCCTATGAATAGGTAAATAGTGATCAACAGAGATGTGGTCATAGATGAGCTAAAGGAATGGGATTGGAGCAATAGTTCCAAGAAGGACTATGTGAGAATCATGTATGAAGAACTAAGTGATGAAGCTAGATGCAGACCCAAGAAGGTACCAATAAGCATCAAAGAACTAGAAACATACAATCTAGAATGCAGGGTTTTATAGTCACGTCAAATGATATGGTCAATGATGAATGTGAGCTGATACACTATGCATTTTATGCAGACATTGAGTCAGTGAATGTGACTGAGGCATTAAAGGATCCTAAATGGATGAATTTTATGATAGAGGAGTTAGATTCTATAGAAGTTAACAAGACTTGGTCACTTGTTGATCTATCACATGGAAATAAGGCAATTTATGTGAAGTCTGTGTTTAAGGTGAAGTTAAGTTCTAAGGGTGAAATGATTAGACACAAACAAGACTTGTGGCCATAAGGTTTCTTCAAAGGGAAGGTATTGATTTTGATGAAGTATTTGCACTAGTTGTCAGGATTAAGACAATTGGATTAGTTATTTAGCCAATATCAATAATTGGTCCATGTGTCAGATGGATTTAAAGTGTGAATTTCTGAGTGTCTCTTAGACGAAGAAGCTTATGTGTCACAACCAGTTTGTTTTTAGAAAGAAGTCCAAGAGAAGAAGGTGCATAAACTGCATAAGACATTttatggactcaaacaagctccaagagcttggaataagaatACTGATGATTTTCTAAGAGAGGTAGGATTCATGAAGTGTGAAACTAAGAATTGTGTGTAATATACAAAAATGAGTTGATCATATTATGCCTCCATGTATATGACTTATTGATCACAGATAGTTGTAAGAACGAAATTTAAGACTTTGAGTAAGATCCGGTGAAGGGATTTGAGATGACTGATCTTGGCAACATCTCATATTCCCTTGAAATTGAGTTCTACAAATGGGGTAGAGGATTGATGATTCATCAAAGAAGATATGTTAGTGATGTAGTCAAGAGATTTGTGATGGAGCATTACAATTCTGCATCAACACCAGTTGAACAAAGGTTGCAATTGACAAAGGACTCGGATGAGGGTGACATTGATCTAACTCAATATAGAAGGTTCATTGGATCATTGAGGTGCCTTTGTCACACAAGACCTGATCTTGCATAtaatgtaggtatggtgagtaaGTTCATGCAAAAACCAAAATTGTCACATCTTCCCGCCACAAAGAGGATACTAAGGCATCTTAGAGGTTTATTGGATGTAATCTTATTTCCAGTAGAAATGAAGGAAGGGAATGCAAGCTTGTTGGATACATTGATTCTAGTTGGTGTGGTGACGTTGATGATAGAAAATCTACAGTAGACTATGTGTTTATGTTAGGTGGTGCATCAGTTGCTTGGAACTTAAGAAAGGAATATGTGGTGGCTTTATCATCATCTGAAGTAGAGTACATTGTATTTTCACTTTGTGCTTGTCAGGCTATATGGTTTATGAACTTCATTGATGAAATTGAAGACAAGGTTCATGGTTCTATGACTATGAAGATTGACAACATATTTGTCATTAATTTGGCCAAGAATCTTGTTGCATATGGAAAGAGTGAGCACATAGAGATGAGACGGCCTTAGGGAGCAAGTAAGCAATGGAAGTATATGATTGGAATATTGTAGAAATGAAGATCAAGTAGTTGACATCATGACTAAAGTTACGTAAGTGGAATTGTGCTTTAGAACAATGAATTAGGTGGTATGTTAATGATGTAATTCATATTGTTAGGAGGTTACTTGATGATTAAGTAACAAGTTGTTTTGTGAGGAAATTTTGTTATAACAAAATTTGTTATGTTAATTAGTGAACATAACGTTAGTTAGAGTATTTTGAAAGTTAGTTAGAGATGATGGTTAACTTGCTTAGAGTGCAAGAATGCAAGCAAGCTCATTTTAATACTCTAGCATTGTAAACACTTAAGAGTAGTGCAATCTATTTTTCTCCTTCTTTCGATCTTTAATCTCTTCTCTCAATTCTCAATAATGCAAAATATGTGAGTGAAAGAACAAAACTTGAGCAATCCATGTGTATGCTTCACTCGAGTAAAGAATGACTTTGTTCTTGTTTTGTGTTTGTTCCAACAAAATTATTTATGTTTCGATAACTTTTTTTGCAAaaatgggtttaacaataattCTAATATAAAAATCACATTTAAGTGCAACCTAGAAAAAATCACATTTAAATGCAACCTAAATATAGTAGCTTCAAATAGAAATCAAACATCTCAAAATCAATTATAAATGCTCCAAATGTGGAACCAAATATATAATGAAATTTCATTTTAAAACTTAAGTTTTTTTTCCGATACATGTCACACATTGTTaaaacctaagttttttattcCTGATAGATCTCACACATTGTACTTTTGAGTTACACTTTGAGATATCATATTAAGTTTTAATATAGAGATTGACTCTTACAAAACCaatttcataaaaaatgagtTAAAATCTATATAGAAATTTATTAATAGAGTCACACAGGTTATATATGTGTGGAAAATATAAATTTGGTAAATTTCAGCTATAAATTAAGTAGAAACGAACTTTGCAAGAGAGAAATTTTCAGTAACAATGCAAAAAGAACAAGAGCCAACTAAATAATTATACTCTCTCAATAACTGCACTTTGGTACCAACTATACTTCAATCTCAACATTTGCATCAATGTTAATACTTCACTTCATACATGTGGCTGTGGCTATAACATTGTTCCCACTCAACTATAAACATTCATTTTGATTATTGCTAGTGAGTGGTGACACTGCTTTACCTCACCTTACATATTCTCTACCACACAACAATGTGTTCCAACCATATATCTAACTTCCACAAATCCAAATTTGGGAACAACCGAATTTTAAACATACAATCTACCGACAAAAACATGGGACATTGTTTGAAACTATATCGAATGAATCGATTGTGTAGGTGTAAACAGTCACCCTCTCGAAGCTAAACTAAATTTTAATAGTGAAATAAAAAACAGGAGAGAGCTTCTATTAGACACTGAAATAAAGATATCTCTTATCCTTGCATAGCATGTGTAAATCCCCACAACTGCACATCGAAGAAATACGCCGCCGAGTTAGTCATAAATCATTGCATTATATCATAATTAGAAATAAGCAATGGATGATATCAATGCATGGCATATTATGAACTATGGACAAACAGCTTAAAATAAGTGCTTATAGCATTAGCTATTTCTATAACAATGATAAGATAAAGTTATACTATTTTCACATAAACTAAAAGATATTCTTATAGCTATCTTAAGAGCTTATGGAGATAAGTTGAAAACAACTTAAATACATATCATATGTTGTTTTTATAAGCTCTCTCAAACTGTCACAAAAATGCTAATATTCTTAATTGGGGATGAAAGCTACTTACAAACTTATTGTATAATCTACAAAACAAAAGTTACGGTAAGAAAATTACCTCAATATTCTTCGGCTCAAACTCTGGACTATGAGCTAGACATTGGTTTCCAAATGTATCACAAGGTCCACTAGTTCCATTTAACCTATTCAACAAGGAAGACAGAATCAAGAAAAGATCCTAGAAGTGATCTTTCTGCTATGAGTTGAATGTATCGAAAGAAACTAATCAATTAGATTAGAGAAGTACTTACAGATCTCCATCTAAGCATAAAGCAAAATTACCCCCACCGCCAAGTCCAAGTAAGTCGTTCATACACATGAAGTAGTATCGGTTCGCACCTGCGCATAAATTTACAAAACCAAAACAACACAAGTTCAATGAAATTCAAAATCCAAATGATCCTTAGGTCAAACATCTTCCTACAAAAAAATATGCATTAACGCCACAAGAACCACTTACCAGTAGGTCGAAACAGCCTTGGTTCACCGTATAGAGTTGTAAAGACAAAAGTTTGGTTTGTCCCCTACAATCAAATCAAAGTAGAGAAAATGAAATCATACTTCAAGATTAAGAAGTGGCTTCTTAAGGAATCATTATTCATGATAAAAAGGAAGTTAGCATACTTGATATTTCCTCTTTGCTGAAGGTTTCAAAGGGCAATCTAGCAGCCCGCCAAACATAGCACCTTGCTTATCTCCAACAATCTataagttttataaaaaaaaagataaTAAATCCATTCTCAACAAAAGAATGATACATTGATATACAATCCGAAAATATCATTTGTAATCCGGAGTTCGGCCGGGAGATAAGTAAAGTTTTCGCAAAAAATTGTTCCAGCCAGGAGACATGCATTTTAGATCATTAAGACGGACATACCAGCAAACCAGGGCCAGGAAGTTCAGCGCTTTTGCGAATAAGTGTACGAAGCGATATTCCATGTTTCAACGTACTGCCCTTAATTTAAAGAAAAGAATGTTGAATCAATATTTAAATACAACAATGTAATACTCTTCCGGGCACCGACTAAAATATCTAGAGAGCAAAGTTACCTATAAAGTAAGACCCATTGACGTCCTTTTACAATATTAGGGAGGCATGATTCGAAAAATTCATGCAACTCTGGAGATATAAAAGTAGAGTCGTCTGAAAGATTGATCGGAGACCTCTTTAAATTATTTGGAGTGTGCCCATTTGCTTCTTCATAAACCTCGGAACTACAACTACTACTATTCCTTGTAGAGGTTCTGTCTTCATTGATAATTTCATCTTTCGTTAAATCTGTGCTGTTACATGCGGCGGGATCACAATCGACATATGGAACATCTTGATACTCAAAATTCTGATAATTATATCCAGAAGAAGATGAATGAGTTGCTTTATGATCATGCTGATTCTTGCTTGAGTTTGATCCATCAAAGTAGATTGATGGGATAATGTAAGATAAATAGGAAGACACAGGTTTACCCTCTTTAGGATAGGAACTAGCCTGCAcacataaaaagaaaaataaagtaatTATTATTCACTACGGAAATATAATCACATTGTTTTGGCCGGTGTCGTGTTTTCGGTATCCGTGTGAACTTGTAGGCAGAGAACTATAGGCAGCTAGGTCTGATAAATCCCACCATTTATCAATGAAATGAAAtaacaattatttttatcatttacaaGTGTCAAATTGTTTTCTGTGTATTTGATTAAACAACTCAAACCTCGTTTGAAAACTAATGAAAACAATGAACCCTCAGATTCAGATTTTATTTTTGCACGAATCAGATCTAACATGAACAGTGCCTAACAAGCTTTTTTTTAATATCAATCATTGGAAAAAAACAAAAAGAGCTAAAAAATCATATGAAGATTATATAAACAAGAGAGAAAAAATAAAGATTTAATTTGAAATTGAAATAGAAAAAATTACCTGAGGGGAAGAGGAGGCAGGTGAATTATTGGCAAAGAGATGCGAAAGCTTCTGTGTGACTTTATCTTTGAAAGCGTGCATTTTGAAGAGGTGATGGATGAGCTACGACGTCATCGAAGAGAAGGGTTTGATCGGAATGAGAATTGGGAAATTGAAAATATCGGTGGAGGAAGGAAGACAAGAAAAAAGCGTGAGAGGGAGGGACAACAAAACGAAGGGAGAAAGACACCAACGTAAATCATGGACAAAGATTTCATTGCGTGtcattttttttttatatatatttacTTATTATTCTTATgcatatttatttattatgtgtCATCCTCTAACAACATCTCTAATGTGCATAGTTTAAATTCACAACTTTAAATTAAGTTTTATTTAGTTCCTCAATAGTATATTGGACAATTATGTGAGAAAGTCTAGCTCTCACAACTTTGGGTCCATAGCAAACTTTAGCCTCCTAAGCAACTTGAGAAAATTGTGATATATTTGATGTACtcaaaatatttaaaaaatttataattttttaacACAGTATGAAGGTATATAGAAAATAACTATGATTTATGCATACTGTTTTATAATTTTTGTAAACTTCAATCTTTTGcttaataaaaataatattattattgTCTATTATCGTCACAAATGACAAATCGGAGAAAATAGCAACATATAACTCTGAACGGCCTATAATTTGTGGTTAGAGAAATTGTGAGAAGAAACTATCATGGAAAAAAGAACTTGCCGCTTTCTCGTCTAATCTAGGAAATAATCAAATTCAGTCTCTTTCCGCAGTCGAGACATTTTCTAGCCCTCACGACGAATTCCAGGCACCAACGGATGCAAACGTAAATCCACTCCAAGAAAGAGACAACACAACGCCTCACGGCCTCCTTCCAAGAGCTAGACAACAAACGATGTAATAAAGAACTTGCCAAGGAACTTGCTTGTGGTGGTTAATAGACAATTTCCATCTTTGAAGTTTTGAAACCAATAACATTGAGAAGTAAAGattgttagacggtgtggctagtgatcgagagggggggtgaatagatcacctctttgaaatttaacggatttgaaattttatcagagttttcaaagttggcggaaaaatcagtcccgaatcgacttccgtctattctgaaccgctactagaaagccggacacacaagtttaattgctggattttaatgagaatgacagaaacaattcacaccagaattttaactaattgaatgcacttatcattaaagtctatttccaatgaataaaatctagctaaccgttttgtcaaacagttggtgtgtatgtgatcgatgataaacagcaatggagtttgattaaaagttttcttgccactgctgtcttacaacaggaacaatcaccacacactaactgaaattgcgaaaacagttttaaaacgtaaagaggagtaaggtaagaatacgatacgcagagatttggtaaggaagttccccacgtcgtcctcgcgtgtgggtacgtctccctctcaatttcaaatgaaattgagaactttgattatcaatatttgccgaatccgttgatacaaggttatgatacaaagacagaattctaaactctaagaacctcttcttgtatgaaccttcacttgatctgagcacgatcaagattttcctgcacgaaattgcaaacaattcaccggttccacgacctgcttgcgaaatcccccgatctccaaacgcaacgctgcggctgaatatattctgcaaacgtgactcccaaaccctcaagaacactccagttcttgaaggacaaaccagtaggtttttcctagaaacccccttcaatcttcaactcagctagatcctcgatcgttccactgcaaaccacagctagatccttgatcgtaccactgaacgttatctcgatgcttctttaatctaaagaacaagaatggttatgtgtaaatgttcttgaagaaaagtgattgagaagatgaagaagatgaagtctctttcaggtttctaattgctctcaaacaattgctccaacactgcttttgatcttgtgttcaattgttttccctcaatgaatttgTTCCTTTTGCTGCTGtcataacctgtcttatatatgcAACCACAGGAACTGTTATAAAACAAAAACAgctttatgcattgatacatgagagtatgcatcgatgcatactgtaatataagtgagtatttggtgaaatgaattaatcatgtatcgatgcacaattcgtatgtattgatgcatgcTCCTTTTTCACtagcatgtatcgatgcctaatgcgtatgtattgatacacatgctgtttcaatttgtcatgtatcgatgcctaatgcgtatgcattgatacacagtCTGTTTCAATtgatcatgtatcgatgcagggatcgtatggatcgatacatggagccttttgcctttcatgtattgatgcatgactcgtatgcatcgatgcatactgaacaaaagaagttttgtgatataccacatgcagtatgtatcgatgcagaggcttatgtgttgatgcatactgacataaaatggattttatgtgttattttaagagatgtgtcaatgtaggtcttttatgtaaagttatgcaacaatagaataggatagaaacacaataaaaacacaagTGTATCAAGTGatgtaatgcacaaccaacatttgtatgatgatcacacaatttgctatcattcaaaat is a window of Lathyrus oleraceus cultivar Zhongwan6 chromosome 6, CAAS_Psat_ZW6_1.0, whole genome shotgun sequence DNA encoding:
- the LOC127092959 gene encoding uncharacterized protein LOC127092959 — encoded protein: MHAFKDKVTQKLSHLFANNSPASSSPQASSYPKEGKPVSSYLSYIIPSIYFDGSNSSKNQHDHKATHSSSSGYNYQNFEYQDVPYVDCDPAACNSTDLTKDEIINEDRTSTRNSSSCSSEVYEEANGHTPNNLKRSPINLSDDSTFISPELHEFFESCLPNIVKGRQWVLLYSTLKHGISLRTLIRKSAELPGPGLLIVGDKQGAMFGGLLDCPLKPSAKRKYQGTNQTFVFTTLYGEPRLFRPTGANRYYFMCMNDLLGLGGGGNFALCLDGDLLNGTSGPCDTFGNQCLAHSPEFEPKNIELWGFTHAMQG